Proteins found in one Asterias amurensis chromosome 13, ASM3211899v1 genomic segment:
- the LOC139946499 gene encoding uncharacterized protein: protein MDDHNYAARKPTLFAINQIEEEHTYPSLTAHSSSLTSAYVNQLDVLTKRRYNYKLTVNFPKGTIILPDPFGGGLKYVNNPKLWPTCFEYGDLYQYLINSPGPYTQENLKAYKSLESYSYFLKGFVQAILYSAVSDDSPVCVLRGRVVHSQSVTKPPVSAWVVINKLTGSVVAAHCMCMAGLGEACSHIAAILFKLEAANRLEYTTQACTEKACTWNRDFFKGAELEPCTIQDLHFVKPRYDRCGQIRSVKSNVDVTSKATLESLDLSTLRQINPDACIFSLLPKEDEEETDTASENENNVKIRWEPKLPKPFCDLNINEIPEHQSITSEQAHLIASCTTGQRESNLWPLYRFGRVTASVLGLVVKVMDGSSKRDVSSLCAKMLGKNSFCPTKAMKWGIDHESVALDALKKHLEFEGHQDVQMRSVGLYIDPDSPFIGASPDALVSCACCGLQSVEVKCPNNKANANNLDPNTFLGAKAVDCLKVLGNETQHQVHLKERHDYFFQVVCQIGVLHTLMNVSSGLFVVWTLRGLFVQKIDHNEDLWKQVKDYCKKFFTQYLQPAIVREIHKPEL from the exons ATGGATGATCACAATTACGCAGCCAGGAAACCTACACTTTTTGCTATTAATCAAATCGAGGAGGAGCATACATATCCATCTTTAACAGCCCATTCTTCAAGTTTAACCTCAGCATATGTTAATCAACTCGACGTTCTTACAAAAAGGAGGTACAATTACAAATTAACTGTTAATTTTCCCAAGGGAACAATCATTTTGCCAGACCCGTTCGGCGGAGGTTTAAAGTATGTTAACAATCCAAAATTATGGCCAACCTGCTTTGAATACGGTGATTTATATCAATATTTAATCAACTCTCCCGGACCCTATACTCAAGAGAATCTGAAGGCCTACAAGTCGCTGGAATCTTATAGTTATTTTTTGAAGGGGTTTGTTCAAGCGATACTCTACTCCGCAGTGAGCGATGACAGCCCGGTGTGTGTCCTCCGAGGTCGAGTGGTGCATTCCCAGAGTGTTACAAAACCACCAGTGAGTGCTTGGGTGGTGATAAACAAACTAACTGGATCTGTGGTTGCTGCTCACTGTATGTGCATGGCAGG GCTTGGAGAAGCGTGCAGTCATATTGCGGCGATACTATTCAAGTTGGAGGCAGCAAATCGGCTGGAGTACACGACCCAGGCCTGCACTGAGAAGGCATGCACATGGAATCGCGATTTTTTCAAAGGAGCAGAGCTCGAACCATGTACTATCCAAGACCTTCATTTTGTTAAACCACGTTATGACAGGTGTGGACAGATCAGGTCAGTAAAATCTAATGTGGATGTCACTTCAAAAGCAACTCTAGAAAGTCTTGATCTGTCCACACTTCGACAAATTAATCCAGATGCATGTATATTTTCTCTCCTTCCAAAAGAAGATGAAGAGGAAACAGACACAGCTTCAGAAAACGAAAATAATGTGAAAATTAGGTGGGAACCAAAGTTGCCAAAGCCATTTTGTGATCTCAATATAAATGAAATTCCTGAACATCAGTCAATTACATCAGAGCAAGCACATTTGATTGCTTCTTGCACAACTGGCCAAAGAGAGTCAAATTTGTGGCCCTTGTATCGTTTCGGTCGAGTTACAGCTTCAGTTTTGGGATTAGTAGTCAAAGTTATGGATGGATCCTCTAAACGAGATGTGTCTTCCCTATGTGCAAAAATGCTTGGGAAAAATtcattttgtccaacaaaagcCATGAAGTGGGGAATTGATCATGAATCGGTAGCTTTGGATGCCCTTAAAAAGCATTTGGAGTTTGAGGGACACCAGGATGTCCAGATGAGGAGTGTGGGATTGTATATAGATCCCGATTCACCATTTATTGGTGCATCCCCAGATGCTTTAGTTAGTTGTGCTTGTTGTGGATTACAATCTGTGGAAGTAAAATGTCCAAACAATAAAGCAAATGCGAACAACCTTGATCCAAATACTTTTCTAGGAGCAAAAGCTGTTGATTGCTTGAAAGTACTTGGAAATGAAACACAACATCAAGTTCATCTGAAGGAAAGACACGATTACTTTTTTCAGGTGGTGTGTCAAATCGGTGTACTTCATACATTGATGAATGTATCGTCAGGGTTATTTGTAGTTTGGACTCTCAGAGGACTTTTTGTCCAAAAGATAGACCATAATGAAGACCTATGGAAACAGGTTAAAGATTACTGTAAGAAATTTTTTACACAGTATCTTCAGCCTGCAATTGTCAGAGAAATACATAAGCCAGAGTTGTAG
- the LOC139946500 gene encoding uncharacterized protein isoform X1: MVLSCCCCKNRFGSKEGLKFFRFPDIDNYPVQNKAWTVAVSRRQRNNRHWKPSRHDRICSDHFVSGNYSRDVNHVDNTPSVFSSSTVAQTSKGVQDLNRYVRLKKRSALKRRLDHDDDVQLQDEPSTNSSTPAPMLEPDPVNNSIPMPSTPKRLKEKTRESSSQTTQTTEDKDPYDMYRNEMASLKSHINSLQSQVDKLKWSNDKIKSNSKCKFYTGLPTYLVFLWLFHQLVKGVSPSYCKCLNLKDQLLLVLMKLRLDLAFNDIADRFQISRSSASKIFHLWMKHMSVQLKPLINWPDRQTLRRTLPKTFKKSKKYRKTTVIIDCFEIFMQRPSDLKLRAHTYSHYKHHNTIKVLIGISPSGAVMFLSKCFGGRVSDKKITQKSGFYEKLLPGDLILADRGFTISDELAIHNAVLAIPAFTKGKNQLSGQEVAGARSLSNVRIHVERAIGRLKEFHILQHVVPITLVKSIDEIVTVCAALTNLLPDLVK, translated from the exons ATGGTTCTTAGCTGCTGTTGTTGCAAAAATCGGTTCGGATCAAAAGAAGGGTTAAAGTTCTTTCGCTTCCCTGACATTGACAACTATCCGGTCCAAAATAAAGCGTGGACAGTTGCTGTAAGTCGACGCCAGCGCAATAACAGGCATTGGAAACCTTCAAGACACGACAGGATATGCAGTGACCACTTTGTTTCTG GAAATTACTCCAGAGATGTGAATCATGTAGACAACACGCCATCAGTCTTCAGTAGCTCCACTGTTGCGCAGACAAGTAAAGGGGTTCAGGATCTGAACCGCTATGTCAGATTGAAAAAACGATCAGCTCTGAAGAGAAGACTGgatcatgatgatgatgtacAACTTCAAGATGAGCCATCCACCAACTCATCAACCCCGGCCCCGATGTTGGAACCTGACCCTGTTAATAA CAGCATACCTATGCCGTCTACCCCAAAGAGGCTTAAAGAAAAGACAAGAGAATCGTCAAGCCAAACCACTCAGACTACGGAAGACAAAGACCCATATGATATGTACCGTAATGAAATGGCAAGTCTTAAGTCTCATATTAACTCACTACAGTCGCAAGTTGACAAGCTGAAATGGTCCAATGATAAAATAAAGTCTAAttcaaaatgcaaattttataCTGGTCTCCCAAcatatttagtttttttgtgGTTGTTTCACCAGCTTGTCAAGGGTGTATCTCCCTCATATTGCAAATGCCTTAATTTAAAAGATCAATTGTTGCTAGTTCTTATGAAGCTTAGACTTGATTTAGCTTTTAACGATATTGCAGACAGATTTCAAATTTCAAGATCAAGTGCATCCAAAATATTTCATTTATGGATGAAGCACATGTCTGTTCAGCTTAAACCATTAATCAACTGGCCTGATAGACAAACTCTGAGACGAACACTTCCCAAAACTTTCAAGAAGTCAAAGAAATACAGAAAAACTACAGTTATCATTGACTGCTTCGAAATTTTTATGCAACGGCCTTCAGACCTCAAACTAAGAGCACACACTTACAGTCACTACAAGCACCACAATACTATTAAAGTTTTAATTGGAATTTCACCTTCTGGTGCAGTTATGTTTTTGTCTAAATGTTTTGGAGGTAGAGTTTCTGATAAAAAAATTACTCAGAAAAGTGGGTTTTATGAGAAGCTGTTGCCTGGTGACCTGATCTTAGCGGACAGGGGGTTCACCATTTCTGATGAACTTGCGATTCACAATGCCGTCCTTGCCATTCCTGCCTTCACAAAAGGGAAGAACCAACTATCCGGACAGGAAGTTGCAGGTGCACGTAGTCTGTCAAATGTCCGCATACATGTAGAAAGAGCAATTGGACGTCTAAAGGAATTTCATATTCTGCAGCATGTTGTTCCCATAACGTTGGTCAAAAGTATTGATGAAATAGTTACAGTGTGTGCTGCATTGACTAACCTACTTCCAGATCTAGTCAAGTAG
- the LOC139946500 gene encoding uncharacterized protein isoform X2: MVLSCCCCKNRFGSKEGLKFFRFPDIDNYPVQNKAWTVAVSRRQRNNRHWKPSRHDRICSDHFVSGNYSRDVNHVDNTPSVFSSSTVAQTSKGVQDLNRYVRLKKRSALKRRLDHDDDVQLQDEPSTNSSTPAPMLEPDPVNNIPMPSTPKRLKEKTRESSSQTTQTTEDKDPYDMYRNEMASLKSHINSLQSQVDKLKWSNDKIKSNSKCKFYTGLPTYLVFLWLFHQLVKGVSPSYCKCLNLKDQLLLVLMKLRLDLAFNDIADRFQISRSSASKIFHLWMKHMSVQLKPLINWPDRQTLRRTLPKTFKKSKKYRKTTVIIDCFEIFMQRPSDLKLRAHTYSHYKHHNTIKVLIGISPSGAVMFLSKCFGGRVSDKKITQKSGFYEKLLPGDLILADRGFTISDELAIHNAVLAIPAFTKGKNQLSGQEVAGARSLSNVRIHVERAIGRLKEFHILQHVVPITLVKSIDEIVTVCAALTNLLPDLVK, encoded by the exons ATGGTTCTTAGCTGCTGTTGTTGCAAAAATCGGTTCGGATCAAAAGAAGGGTTAAAGTTCTTTCGCTTCCCTGACATTGACAACTATCCGGTCCAAAATAAAGCGTGGACAGTTGCTGTAAGTCGACGCCAGCGCAATAACAGGCATTGGAAACCTTCAAGACACGACAGGATATGCAGTGACCACTTTGTTTCTG GAAATTACTCCAGAGATGTGAATCATGTAGACAACACGCCATCAGTCTTCAGTAGCTCCACTGTTGCGCAGACAAGTAAAGGGGTTCAGGATCTGAACCGCTATGTCAGATTGAAAAAACGATCAGCTCTGAAGAGAAGACTGgatcatgatgatgatgtacAACTTCAAGATGAGCCATCCACCAACTCATCAACCCCGGCCCCGATGTTGGAACCTGACCCTGTTAATAA CATACCTATGCCGTCTACCCCAAAGAGGCTTAAAGAAAAGACAAGAGAATCGTCAAGCCAAACCACTCAGACTACGGAAGACAAAGACCCATATGATATGTACCGTAATGAAATGGCAAGTCTTAAGTCTCATATTAACTCACTACAGTCGCAAGTTGACAAGCTGAAATGGTCCAATGATAAAATAAAGTCTAAttcaaaatgcaaattttataCTGGTCTCCCAAcatatttagtttttttgtgGTTGTTTCACCAGCTTGTCAAGGGTGTATCTCCCTCATATTGCAAATGCCTTAATTTAAAAGATCAATTGTTGCTAGTTCTTATGAAGCTTAGACTTGATTTAGCTTTTAACGATATTGCAGACAGATTTCAAATTTCAAGATCAAGTGCATCCAAAATATTTCATTTATGGATGAAGCACATGTCTGTTCAGCTTAAACCATTAATCAACTGGCCTGATAGACAAACTCTGAGACGAACACTTCCCAAAACTTTCAAGAAGTCAAAGAAATACAGAAAAACTACAGTTATCATTGACTGCTTCGAAATTTTTATGCAACGGCCTTCAGACCTCAAACTAAGAGCACACACTTACAGTCACTACAAGCACCACAATACTATTAAAGTTTTAATTGGAATTTCACCTTCTGGTGCAGTTATGTTTTTGTCTAAATGTTTTGGAGGTAGAGTTTCTGATAAAAAAATTACTCAGAAAAGTGGGTTTTATGAGAAGCTGTTGCCTGGTGACCTGATCTTAGCGGACAGGGGGTTCACCATTTCTGATGAACTTGCGATTCACAATGCCGTCCTTGCCATTCCTGCCTTCACAAAAGGGAAGAACCAACTATCCGGACAGGAAGTTGCAGGTGCACGTAGTCTGTCAAATGTCCGCATACATGTAGAAAGAGCAATTGGACGTCTAAAGGAATTTCATATTCTGCAGCATGTTGTTCCCATAACGTTGGTCAAAAGTATTGATGAAATAGTTACAGTGTGTGCTGCATTGACTAACCTACTTCCAGATCTAGTCAAGTAG